AACGCGGCCGGCATTTTTTCGCCATCGCCGATAACCATGATCTGTTCGATGAAGCGGGATTGTTTCATCGTGTTTTCAATGATTTGAGGGGCAATGTATTTTCCACCGGAAGTTTTGAACATTTCTTTTTTACGGTCGGTGATTTTCAGGAAGCCTTCGCTATCGATTTCTCCGATATCGCCGGTATGGAAAAAGCCATCCTGTAATGCTTCGGCAGTTTTCTCTTCATCTTTATAGTAGCCCATCATGATGCTTGGTCCTTTACAAAGGATTTCACCATCTTCGGCGATTTTTACTTCCAGGTTGTCTAAAACTTTTCCAACGGTACCAATTTTAAAACCGCGGTTACGCTGATCGTTAACGGCAATTACCGGTGAGGTTTCCGTTAAACCGTAACCTTCCATAATAGGGATACCGGCTGCGGCAAAAACACGGGTTAAACGCGACTGTAACGCAGCACTACCGGACACCATCAGTTCCAGCTGTCCGCCAAGTCCTTCCTGCCATTTGCTGAAAATCAGTTTTCGGGCAATGGCCAGTTTTTGTTCGTACCACCATCCGTTTTCGCCGTATGGTTTGTAGTGCAGGCCTAAGTCGATTGCCCAGAAGAATAGTTTTTTCTTGATTCCGGTTAAATCGGCTCCTTTGGCATATATTTTATCGTAAACTTTTTCTAAAAGACGCGGAACGGCAGTCATGACATGCGGTTTTACTTCTTTCAGGTTGTCGCTCATTTTGTCGATGCTTTCGGCAAAATATACCGAGATACCATAATATTGGTATAGGTACAATATCATGCGTTCGAAGATATGGCAGATCGGCAGGAAGCTTAATCCTCTTGTGCTGCCGGCTCTTAACGGTACTCTTACGGAGCTTGCCAGTACATTGGAAACAATGTTCTGGTGGCTTAACATTACTCCTTTTGGTCTTCCGGTGGTTCCGGAAGTATATATTAAAGTAGCCAGATCGGTCGTAACAATACTGTTTTTGCGGTCTTCTACCTGCTGCTGATTGCTTTCGTCGGCTCCTAAGTCCAGTACTTCCTGCCAGTTTTTACAACCGTCAATCTGGTCAAAGGAATATACTTCTTTTAATGAAGGTACTCTGCTGCGGATGGCATTGATTTTTTTAAAAACTTCTATATCGGAAATAAAGCAGTAAATCGCTTCGGAATGGTTTAGGATGAATTCATAATCGTCTTCCGAGATAGTAGGGTAGATCGGAACGTTTTGGGCTCCGGTTTGCAATACACCTATATCGGTAATATTCCATTCGGTTCTGTTGTTTGAAGAAATGACAGCAATTTTATCATTTTTCTGAATGTCCATTCGTAATAACGCTCGGGAAATGGCATTGGCCTTATCAAGATATTCTTTAGTAGATGTTTTTACCCATTGACCATTGTATTTTGTTACCAATGCGTCAGACAGGTTGTATTTCTCTAACTGGTAATATGGAAAGTCAAATAAGCGTGTAACGTTAGTCATGTCCTGTTTTTTTTGTTACTGCAAATTATAAAAAAAACTCAAACCAAAAAATTTAAAAGCAATAATTATAAAAGTGGTGTTGGTAATTTTGTAATTTTGATTCCTTTATAATTTTGACTTTTATAGGATTTTATGAACACAAATTATCGTATTCAGGAATATAAGGCGTTATTCTACAGATTATTTTTAGCCTATCTTTTCTATTTCATTGCCAGACTGCTGTTCTTTACATACAATTACAAGCTGCTGAAGGTGGATTCTGTTTCCGACTTTTTAGCGCTGGCATATCACGGTATGGTGTTTGACACTGCCGCGATTTTGTATCTGAATGCGTTGTTTGTGGTGCTTTCCATACTTCCGTTATGGATAACCACTAAACAAGGATACCAGAAATTCCTGTTTTATGTGTATTTTGTCTTTAACCTGATTGGTTATGCGACCAATTTTATAGACTTTATCTACTACCGGTTTACGTATGCCCGGACAACAATCGCTTTTATGGATATTATTAAAAACGAATCCAATAAAGGCAATATGTTTTCCCGCTTTATTGTGAGCTACTGGCACGTTTACCTGTTGTTTTTTATTTGTGCCTTTTTATGGGTTTACCTGTACAAAAAGGTAAAGGTAGTGGAGGTGAAGCATGAAAATAAACCGAAATATTTCCTTTCCTCTTTGCTGGGGCTTGTTGTTATTGCGGTAATGGCCGTTGGCGGGATCCGCGGCGATTTTAAAAAGAGTACACGTCCTATTAATATCGTGGATGCAAACCGTTATGTAACCAAGCCGGAACATGCCGATATTGTTTTGAATACGCCTTTTGCGATTATCAGAACGATGCGTACCACGAGCTTTAAGAAAGTGAATTTTGTATCGCAGGATGTTGTGAATACCGAAATTGAACCGATTAAGCTGTATCGTAACCATCCGAAGACAAAACCGAATATTGTTATTTTTATTACGGAAAGTTACGGCAGGGAATATATAGGGGCTTTTAATAAGGATAAAAACATACCGGGTTATGTGAGCTATACGCCGTTTATCGATTCGTTGTCGCAGCACAGTTTGATTTTTACCAATGCTTTTGCTAACGGTAGTAAGTCTATTCACGGAATGTCGTCGGTACTGGCAGGTATTCCTTCTTTCCAGGATGCTTTTACTTCTTCGCCATACCCGAAACAGAAAATACAGTCGCTGGTTTCCACTTTAAAAGAAGAAGGTTATGATACGTCGTTTTTCCACGGTGCTCCTAACGGTTCGATGGGATTCTTAGGTTTTGGTAATATATTGGGATTTGATCATTATTACGGTAAGACGGAATACAATAATGATGCGGATTTTGATGGATCCTGGGGAATATGGGATGAGCCGTTCTTCCAGTTTATGAAACAGACTTTCGACAAGAAGAAACAGCCTTTTATGGGAACGATCTTTACCGTTTCGTCCCATGAGCCGTTTGTGGTTCCGGAAAAATATAAAGGGAAGTTTCCAAAAGGGACAATACAGATGCACGAATGCGTAGGGTACACGGACTATGCGTTTAAAAAGTTTTTTGAAGCAGCTAAAAAAGAGCCCTGGTTTAATAATACCATTTTTGTGATTACGGCAGACCACTGTAACCAGGTGGGCTATGACGAATACAATAAGGTTGTGAATCGTTCGGCAGTACCGATATTGATTTACAAGCCGGATGGCAGTCTGACCGGTGTTAATAAAGAATTGGCGCAGCAAATCGATATTTATCCTACTTTACTGGATATGATTGGGTATGACAAACCGTTTAGAAGCTGGGGAAGAAGCCTGCTGGATGAAAAATCGATCAAGCCTTTTGTAATGAACTATAACGGCACGCAATACCAGTTTCAGCGCGGAAATTATATCTGCCTGTTTGACGGTAAGAAAGCGACCGGATTTTATGATATAAACGACAGAGGTTTGGAGAAAAACCTGATCGGGAACAGAAATAAAGAGATGGATGCTATTGAGGTGGCCTGTAAAGCGTTTTTACAGGATTACTATGAGCGTATCATCGACAAGAAGCTTTATGCAAAATAAAGCGGTTTAAAAGGCTTTATATTCAAGAATAGAAAATCTCCGGTTATTGCCGGAGATTTTTTGTTTTACAGCGGCTTATTTTAAGCCGGATAGAAAAGATCGTTTACTGTTAGTGTTTTGTAATTTGGTCCGTTGTTTTGTACATAGGGGATATCCGTATTGATTCCACTGTGAATTTGTATATTTGCGACCGGTTTTTAATATACGAAACGCTATAATGTTCCAATTTTTACCTTTAGATCCAAAAACGGTTTTCCTACTTTATTTTTGGGGAAACTTGTTTGTTTGTATTCTAATTTTTAGTTATTCGTTGTCGTATGCTACTATTGAGAATAGAAAAAAATTAAAAACCTTTGGCTATGGTAAAATATTACTGACAATAGGGTGGGTATTCATTTTTTTAAGAAACATCGTTCCGGATTTCATCTCTATCAATATTGCCAATACAATCATTCTTTTGGGAGGTTGTTATGAAACGATTGCGATAATGTCCTTAACCAAAGCAAAATTTAAGAGGCGTTATCATTTTCAGGTTGGGATAACAATTGCAGCCCTGCTGGTTTTTAACATTGCTACGTTTTTAGAGAGTTCGATTAATACCCGTATTGTAATAATGTCTTTAGGGATATTTGCGATTTATTTACCGCCAACTATCAGCTATTTTACAGAAAAAGCCAATAATTTATTCCGGATTTTTTACCTGCTGTGTTATGTTGCATTTGAAATTTTAATCTTTTTACGGGCTGTTTATAGCTATATAAGCCCGCAAAAATATTTTTTCCGATACAGTACTTTTGATAGTTTGTACAGCATTGGTTTATTCCTGCTCACGCTTATCGGTACAGTCGGGTTTTTATTACTGGTAAAAGAGAAACAGGACCTTAAAATACAGAAACTTCTAAAAGATAAAAACTTATTCTTTTCCATAATTGCCCATGATCTGAAAGGGCCGTTGGGATCCTCACTGGTACTGTCGGAAATCATGGCGCAGGAAATTGAAGATTATACCCGGGAAGAAATTAAGCAGATCACCGGAATGCTTCATGAGTCGAACAAAAATATCTATAAGTTGCTTGAAAACCTGTTGGACTGGTCCAGGGTGCAAACCGGGATGATCCAATACAATCCTCAAAAAGTGATATTAAATAGCCTGATCGAAGACAACGTAGCGCTCAATAAAAATACGGCATTACATAAAAACATCGATCTTAGGTTTGAAGCGACAGAAACGATTATGGTTGAGTTGGATAAGGATATGATCGATACTGTTTTGCGAAACCTGCTGACAAATGCTATTAAATTTACAGACCAGCAAGGTGAAATTATAGTAACGATGCAAAAGATAAATCAAAAAGTTGAGGTGTCTATTACCGATAACGGCATTGGAATTCCGGATAGCATAAAAGAAAAGTTGTTTAAAATTAATGAAAAAGTCATCCAGAAAGGGACCGAAAATGAAATCGGGAACGGATTGGGCTTATTGCTTTGCAGTGAATTTATAAAAAGGCATCAGGGCGAAATCTGGGCCGAAAGCAAGCATGGGGAAGGAAGTACTTTTAAGTTTGTATTACCGTTGAAAGGCTAAAGCAGAAGTTTAATCTTGGACTACTGTTTAATTTTTGTTGCGCCGTTTTGGGATTGCTTTTGGAAGTAATTTTCAGGCATAAAAAAAAGTCCTGATTTTCATCAGAACTTTTTTGTGGGGAGAGCAGGATTCGAACCTGCGAAGACATAGTCAGCAGATTTACAGTCTGCCCTCGTTGGCCGCTTGAGTATCTCCCCGTTGGCTATTCAAGTGTTCTCCTTGATTATTTCGAGTGCAAATATAGGACTGTTTTTTTACTATGCAAACTTATTTCTAATATAATTTCTCACTTTTTTTTAAAGCATTGTTTCTTAGAGAAATAAAAAAATCTCCCGGAGGAGATTTTTTGGAGTGTGTCTTATTTTGTGCCTAAAAGCGCTAAAACTTTCGCTTTTAATTCGGCTCCTTTAAGGTCTTTTGCTACAATTTTTCCGCTGGCATCCAGGATAAATGTTTGCGGGATTGCTTTTACATTATATTGTTCTGCGATTGGATCCTGCCAGAATTTCAAATTCGAAACCTGTGTCCATGCTAATTTGTCTTTTGCAATAGCTTCTTTCCATTTTGCTGCATCCTGGTCTAATGATACTCCAATGATGTTTAATCCTTTTGCGTGTAGCTCATTGTATAATGCTACTACATTAGGGTTTTCAGCACGACAAGGACCGCACCATGAAGCCCAGAAATCGATGATGGTTACTTTTCCTAATGATTCTTTTAGGGAAACGGTTTTTCCTTCCGGATTTGGAGCAGAAAAGTCCGGTGCCATTTTTCCTACTTCAACAGCACTTTGTTTTGCAAGGAAATTTTTAACGGTATCCCCGTGCTGGTTGTTTTTCGCATCAGCGGTTAACAATTTGTAGTATTTCTCAATTTTATCAACCGGTAAAGACTGGAATTTTACAAAGTTTTCCAATAGCATTACTGATAAAAAGGAATCCGGATGTTTCTGAATAAAATCTTCCGATTTTTGATTCATCTGATCCTGGTATACCATGAATTGTTTTCTAAGGGAATTTATAGTAACCGTATCGTTCGTTTGCTGCGCTGTAGCCATTCTTTGATTGTTAGCAATCTGGAATGTCTGCATTTTTTTATAAATTACTTTTGATTCGTCGTTATATTTTTGGAACTGATCGTTTGTAACCGTTCCGGAAACTCTTGAATTACGAACAGAATCTTTTACAAATTCAACTTTAATTTTTCCATTTTCAAGTACAAAAGGGATCATATCGCCAATGTCCTGAATTCTTAAAAAGCAAAATTCCGGATGCTCGGATTTTCCTTTAAATTCGAATTTTCCATCTTTAACCTTTACAGTATCTTTAGATACAGGGCCTAAATCGCTTTGTGTGGCAATGATAACCATTTTGTCATTTTCTACACCTTTAGCTTCTCCAATAATGGTAAAACCATCATCTTTTTTACATGAAGCAAAAAATGCAGCAATTGATAGTACTAAAAAAAATTTCTTCATCTTTATTTTTAATTTGTTATGCTTACAAATGTATTTAAAAACTCCCTATAAGGGGAAGTAAAATATATTATTTTTAACAGTATGAAATGAAAAACCCCAAAATCTGAAGCTTCAAATTTTGGGGTTTCGGTTAGTTTAGTGTCGAAGGACAGACGAATTTCGTCAGCGGAACATTACTTTGTCTTATTCCGGATATTCCTTTTTCGACGTTTATCATATTGTGATATCCTCTTGCTTTCAGTATGGAAGCCATGATTACAGAACGGTAACCGCCGGCACAATGCAGGTAAAAATCAGCATTTTTAGGAACTTCGGCTAGTTGATCGTTTACAAAATCCAAAGGGATATTAATGGCACCTTCCACATGTTCGGCACTGAATTCTCCCGGTTTTCGGGCATCAATTACAGCCAGTCCGGACGTGTCCTTGTCTGCTGCAAACTGTTCCGGTGTGATGGAAATAATGGTATCTACTTCAAAACCGGCTGTTTTCCAGGTTTCGATACCACCTTCCAGGTACCCCAGACAGTTGTCGAAACCTACGCGGGAAAGACGGGTAATTGTTTCTTTTTCTTTTCCTTCCGGCGCTACCAGAAGTATCGGTTGTTTAACATCCATTATTAAAGCGCCCACCCATGGTGCGAAGTTTCCCTGTAAACCGATGAATATAGACCCCGGTATGTGCTCTTTTATAAATTCATTTTCATGGCGAACATCTAAAATTAAAGCTTCAGACTGACCGGCAGCGGCTTTAAATGCAGCGGCATTCATTGGTGTGTTGGCTTTATTCATAACTGTTTCCAGGCTGTCATATCCCTGAATATTCATTAAAACATTCTGAGGGAAATAGGCCGGTGGTGCACCCAATCCGTCTAATAATTCTGCCGTGAACTCTTCTTTTGTCATGTTGGCCCGTAAAGCATAGTTCACTTTTTTCTGATTGCCCAAAGTGTCTGTTGTTTCTTTGCTCATGTTTTTACCGCAGGCACTTCCGGCACCGTGGTTTGGATAGACAATTAAATCGTCTGCCAATGGCATTATTTTATTGCGCAACGAGTCAAACAGCATTCCGGCTAATTTTTCCTGAGTTAAATCGCTAACCAGTTTTTGTGCTAAATCCGGGCGGCCTACATCGCCTATGAACAACGTATCGCCGGTAATGATACCGTGTTGTTTACCATTTTCATCCGTTAATAAATAACAGGTACTTTCAAGCGTGTGTCCCGGCGTATGAATCGCCTTAACGGTATAGTTGCCAATTTTAAATTCCTGATTGTCTTCGGCAATTATAGCTTCAAAATTTGGATTGGCTGTAGGTCCGTAAACGATTTTAGCGCCGGTTTTTTGTGCCAGATCCAAATGTCCGGAAACAAAATCGGCATGAAAATGCGTTTCAAAAATGTATTTAATGGAAGCGTTATCCTTAGTGGCTTTATCAATATAAGGTTGTACTTCACGTAGCGGATCAAAAATAGCGGCCTCACCATTACTTTCCAGATAGTATGCTGCATGAGCGATACATCCTGTATAAATCTGTTCTATTTTCATAATTGCATTTTTTTTATTAGGGTAAAGATAGGGTGTTGTCTTTTTTTACAGTGTGACTTTTGTCACATATGGAGGAATTCTTTCAGAAGAATGTAAACGGCCATAATTAAAACAAACCATCCAAAACCTTTTTTAAGCTGTGTTTCGTTAATATATTTATTTAAAAATATGCCTGCAAAGATACCAAAAACAGACAGTAAAGTAAATGTTAAAAGAAAATTCCAGTCTACATTCAGGTTTTCCAGATCACCGGTAAAACCAATGAGGGAATTGATGGCAATGATTAACAGGGAAGTACCAACGGCTTTCTTCATTGGGAGTCTGGCGAAAAAAACTAGGGTCGGGATGATTAAAAAACCACCGCCGGCACCCACCATCCCGATGAGTATGCCAATAAGGAATACCTGTGGAATCAGATAGCGGTAATTAATACTGCCGGAATTGCTTTCCGTATCGCATGTTGCTGCTTTTTTCCGAAGCATGGCCATGGCGGCAAAAAACATGATTACGGCAAAAAGCGCCATTAAAAAAGTGTCTTTGGATAAAGTGAAACCAGAGGTGCTGATTATCGTTTCGGGTATAGCCGGAACCAGAAACCTGCGGGTAAGAAAAACAGCAATAAATGAGGGTATGGCAAACAGGACAGCTGTTTTTACAGCTACAAGCCCTTTGAAATAATTGCGGAATGCTCCGAAGGAGGAGGTTGTTCCTACTATAAACAGGGAATAGGCTGTTGCCGTTACCGGCTGGATTCCCAGTAAGTATACTAAAACGGGTACGGTCAGTATGGAACCGCCGCCGCCGGTAAGTCCTAAAACAAGTCCGATGCAAAAAGCACCGATATAGCCGAAAAATGATTCCATTTAGAAGGTCAGAATTTCAATTTTATTGCGGTGTAACTTAATTTTCTGCTCGTCTTCCAAATGCTTTAATAGCCGGGAAATTACAACTCTTGAGGTGTTCATTTCGGAGGCGATTTCCTGATGGGTTGTCGCAATTTCGGTTGTGCCCAGCACTTTCGCTTTGTCGGTTATGAACTTATACAGGCGTTCGTCAAGATTCATAAAAGCAAGCGTATCGATGGCTTCCAGCATTTCCATTAACCGGATGTTGTAGCTCTCAAACACAAAGTTGCGCCAGGAAGGATATTTTACGACCCATTCCTCCATTTTGCCAATAGGGATCAAAACCATTTCGCCGTCGGTTTCGGCTACAGCCCTGATTTTGCTTTTGTTTTTCCCCATACAGCAGGTCAGGGTCATCGCACAGGTATCGCCGCGTTCTAAAAAGTACAGCAACAGTTCATCGCCGTTAGTGTCTTCGCGCATTATTTTGATAGCACCTTTTAAAAGCAAAGGCATCCATTCAATATTTTCTCCTATCTCGATAAGATAATCGTCGGCTTTAAACTTCTTGTAACTGGAAACAGTGCTGATTTCTTCGAGCAGCTGTTCTTCAAAAATGTAGTCGTAGGATTCGAATAGGAGTGATTTCATGCCATATTTTTTGTAAAGGTATCTTTTTGGAATGTAATAAGTTGTAACTTTTGTTACAAGTTCGCTATTTTCTGCTAAAACGGAAATGTAGAATTCTGAAATCCGGATTGAAAAATAGGCGTTTAAATTATGTTAATTTATTAAGTATTTCGTTTTTGCTTCAATTTTAATGCCCTATATTTGTATGCTTTTTTATATAGCAAATTAACAAACAAACAAAAATAAGTTGTAAATTATTAAATAGTATGGCAACAGCACAAAAGCCGAAGGCTAGCATGTATGAAAATGTTAAGAACCAGTTTGAAAAAGCTGCTTCTGTGATGGGATTGGATGAGACTGTTAAAAAAATCCTTTCTGTTACAAATAACGAAATCGTAGTTCACTTTCCTGTGAAAATGGACAATGGAACGGTAGAAATGTTCACAGGTTACAGAGTACAACACAATAATGTTTTAGGTCCTTACAAAGGAGGTTTGCGTTACCACGCAACTGTAGATATCGATGCTGCAAGAGCATTAGCTACCTGGATGACCTGGAAAACATCTTTAGCTGGTCTTCCTTACGGAGGTGGTAAAGGTGGTATCCAGTTAGATCCTAAAAAATATTCTACTTCAGAATTAGAGCGTATTACCCGTCGTTTTGCGTATGCATTAGGTGATAATATCGGACCTGAGCATGATATTCCTGCACCGGACGTTAACACGACAGCTCAGATGATGGCCTGGATTGCAGATACCTATATGTCTACAAAATCACCGGCTGAGCGTTCTAAAAACCAACACGTAGTTACAGGTAAACCTGTAGGTTCAGGAGGTTTGGAAGGAAGAGACAGAGCTACAGGATTTGGAGTAGTGGTTACTTTGGAGTCCTGGGCAAAATTGAGAGGAACTTCTTTAGAAGGGAAAAAATATATTGTTCAGGGATTTGGTAACGTAGGGTACTGGGCTGCACACTTTATGAACAAAAACGGAGCAATCCTTGTTGGTGTTCAGGATGCAACCGGAACAATCTATAACCCGGAAGGAATCGATCCGGAAGCTTTATTGCGTTTCCAGGCAGACAACAATACAATTTCCGGTTACAAAGGAACTCAGGATTATAAAGCAGAAGATTTCTTCGGAATTGACTGTGATATCATTATCCCGGCTGCTTTAGGAAACCAGATTACTGTTGAAAATGCAGATACAATCAAAGCTCAGGTAATTGCTGAAGGTGCTAACGGACCAACAGATACTGACGGAGAAGCAATCTTATTAGCAAAAGGTATTGAAATCATCCCGGACATCCTATGTAATTCAGGAGGTGTTATCGGAAGTTATTTCGAGTGGTTACAAAACCGTAACGGAGAAATCTGGACTATGGATGACGTAATCATCAAATTAAGAAAGAAACTGGAAGATGCTTTCAACAAAGTAGTTTTAACAGGAAGTCAGTACAAAACCGACTGGAGAACTGCAGCTTACATTCAAGCGTTAGCGCGTATTGAAATGGCTTACAAACAAAGAGGTATTTTCCCTTAATCGGGTAGAAATAATACAGAAAAAGCCACTCGGAAGAGTGGCTTTTTTTATGGTTATTATGTATTATTTTAAACCACCTTGGAAATGGCCAGGAAAAACCAGCCCAAAAACAGCAACATACCGCCAAGGGGTGTTATTGGTCCCAGGAATTTCAGCTTTTTACCGCCAATGCTGCTCAGGCACAAACCGTATATGCTGAATGAAAATAAAAAAGTACCGGCGATAAAAAAGAATGCCGTTAACGATTCGGTAGTTTTGGTGAAAGCAAAAAACTGACTGATGAAAACCAATGCCAGTGCATGATACATTTGGTATTTTACTCCGGTTTCAAAATTTTTCAGGGTTTCCGTGTTCATTTTCTTTTTGAGGATATGGGCGCCAAAAGCACCAAAAATGACAGCAAGACCTCCATAACAAGCGCCTATTGTTAGTACGGTATCTTTCATAAAATAAATTTTTGGGGATTAAAAATATAATGTAATTACTACAAATATACTATTCTTCAGGTAAATCATAGTATAATAAAATCCTAAAAAGGCATTTCTTATCTTTGCAGCATGAATGGGAAATCATATAATAAAACCAATTTTTTTAAACACACTTTCTGCATTTTTACTGAAGTAGCTCCAAATGAGGTAAGCGCTATACAGACGAATTATAAAAGTAAATCGGGCAGTAGCTATTATTTTACGGAAGAAGGTGTTTACCGCTATTCCAATCATTGGGGAAGAGCCGCAAATTGCCGATGGCGTTTGCTGCCTTTAGCCACGACTGACGGAACACGGGAGCGTATCGGGTATGCAAAATGGAGTGATTTCTATCCCAATAATGATTCGGATAATTTGTTTTATATAACTGTCGATTTTACAAGCGGAGCGGCTGTTTTTGAACACAAATCCAATCCTTTATATGATGGTAAGGCAGTATTGCGCAATGCTGCCGAAACCACAAAATACATGCAGCAGATCCGGAAGTTATTTGAAAGTGAAGCCTGGGCAAAATACCTGGAATATGAAGATCTGGATGCTCTTCGGGAAACCATTATTAACGAACTGCTGACCACTAATAAAACACTACAGCAAATAAAAAGCAGATTACTGATATGAGCCGTCAAAACGAGGAAAACAGAAAAAAGCACAGTAAAAAGATCCAGCATAAAAAGGTAAAAGAACAAAATGCTGCACAGTTGCGAAAAGAGAAATTAAAAGAAATATTAAAAAAAATCCAATCCGAATAATCATGACCGAAAAATGTTATTGCTGTTCCGGCCTGCTTTTCCGGGATTGCTGCGAACCGTATGTAAAAGGTATTAAAAAGGCTCCCACAGCCGAAGCACTGATGCGGTCCCGGTATTCGGCTTATGCAGTGCATGCAGTTGACTATTTACTGGCTACAACGCATATTTCCCGGCGAAAATACCATTCTAAAAAGGACATACAGCAATGGGCTGTTTCGAACCAGTGGCTGAAATTGGAAATAATTAAAGCAACGGAAAATACGGTGGAGTTTAAAGCTTACTTTTTAGATGCGTTGTTACAGCCCCAGGTACATCATGAAAAATCGACTTTTAAGCAGCAAAACGGAAGCTGGTTTTATGTGGACGGGAAGTTCTATTAATAATCTCCCGGTATACTGCCTAAGTACTCGCTGTTAAACAAAGGTTTCGAACAGTCTTTTATTCAGTATTTGCTGTGTTACAAATTTTCCGTTCAGAAAAACACTGTGAATTGTAAAAGGGACAAAATGGTTTTGTGCCTGTTCCCGCGTTGTTATTTTGTGAATTGTAATGGGGTAACCTTTTTCCAGGGCAGCGTTTTTTGTTTCTTCATTTACATAATATTCCGTAAACGGACAGGCATTAGTATAATATACCGCAATGCCTTTTGAAGTGTCGCATTCCCCTTTTTTGCAGCAGTCTTTAAATTTTGGAATTGCTGCGTTTTCCCGTAATGGTTTGTACCAGAGCTCAAAATAGGGAAGTGCCGTATCGGCCAATAGAAATCCCTGTTTTGCAAAGAATTTTTTGTCGGACATATACGGTTGTTTTTTTGCAGCGGTAATGACCATAATGCCATCCTTGTCCTTACTGTCGTTGACACATTCCTGAAATAATGCTTTACCGTATCCCTGGCCTTTAAACTGACCGGAAACCCAGAAACAGTTGATCAGCATATAATTTGGCGCGTGAACAGGAGCCCAGGCTTTTTCTGCCGGGACATATTCAATAAAAACTTTACCGCTCACATCGAGTTTCTTAAAAATATAGCCCTCTTTAAACTGCGAAGTGAGCCATTCTTTCTTTGCCGCATAGCC
This region of Flavobacterium inviolabile genomic DNA includes:
- a CDS encoding Crp/Fnr family transcriptional regulator is translated as MKSLLFESYDYIFEEQLLEEISTVSSYKKFKADDYLIEIGENIEWMPLLLKGAIKIMREDTNGDELLLYFLERGDTCAMTLTCCMGKNKSKIRAVAETDGEMVLIPIGKMEEWVVKYPSWRNFVFESYNIRLMEMLEAIDTLAFMNLDERLYKFITDKAKVLGTTEIATTHQEIASEMNTSRVVISRLLKHLEDEQKIKLHRNKIEILTF
- a CDS encoding sulfite exporter TauE/SafE family protein; translated protein: MESFFGYIGAFCIGLVLGLTGGGGSILTVPVLVYLLGIQPVTATAYSLFIVGTTSSFGAFRNYFKGLVAVKTAVLFAIPSFIAVFLTRRFLVPAIPETIISTSGFTLSKDTFLMALFAVIMFFAAMAMLRKKAATCDTESNSGSINYRYLIPQVFLIGILIGMVGAGGGFLIIPTLVFFARLPMKKAVGTSLLIIAINSLIGFTGDLENLNVDWNFLLTFTLLSVFGIFAGIFLNKYINETQLKKGFGWFVLIMAVYILLKEFLHM
- a CDS encoding DUF423 domain-containing protein, translated to MKDTVLTIGACYGGLAVIFGAFGAHILKKKMNTETLKNFETGVKYQMYHALALVFISQFFAFTKTTESLTAFFFIAGTFLFSFSIYGLCLSSIGGKKLKFLGPITPLGGMLLFLGWFFLAISKVV
- a CDS encoding YchJ family protein; this translates as MTEKCYCCSGLLFRDCCEPYVKGIKKAPTAEALMRSRYSAYAVHAVDYLLATTHISRRKYHSKKDIQQWAVSNQWLKLEIIKATENTVEFKAYFLDALLQPQVHHEKSTFKQQNGSWFYVDGKFY
- a CDS encoding Glu/Leu/Phe/Val family dehydrogenase; protein product: MATAQKPKASMYENVKNQFEKAASVMGLDETVKKILSVTNNEIVVHFPVKMDNGTVEMFTGYRVQHNNVLGPYKGGLRYHATVDIDAARALATWMTWKTSLAGLPYGGGKGGIQLDPKKYSTSELERITRRFAYALGDNIGPEHDIPAPDVNTTAQMMAWIADTYMSTKSPAERSKNQHVVTGKPVGSGGLEGRDRATGFGVVVTLESWAKLRGTSLEGKKYIVQGFGNVGYWAAHFMNKNGAILVGVQDATGTIYNPEGIDPEALLRFQADNNTISGYKGTQDYKAEDFFGIDCDIIIPAALGNQITVENADTIKAQVIAEGANGPTDTDGEAILLAKGIEIIPDILCNSGGVIGSYFEWLQNRNGEIWTMDDVIIKLRKKLEDAFNKVVLTGSQYKTDWRTAAYIQALARIEMAYKQRGIFP
- a CDS encoding MBL fold metallo-hydrolase, which gives rise to MKIEQIYTGCIAHAAYYLESNGEAAIFDPLREVQPYIDKATKDNASIKYIFETHFHADFVSGHLDLAQKTGAKIVYGPTANPNFEAIIAEDNQEFKIGNYTVKAIHTPGHTLESTCYLLTDENGKQHGIITGDTLFIGDVGRPDLAQKLVSDLTQEKLAGMLFDSLRNKIMPLADDLIVYPNHGAGSACGKNMSKETTDTLGNQKKVNYALRANMTKEEFTAELLDGLGAPPAYFPQNVLMNIQGYDSLETVMNKANTPMNAAAFKAAAGQSEALILDVRHENEFIKEHIPGSIFIGLQGNFAPWVGALIMDVKQPILLVAPEGKEKETITRLSRVGFDNCLGYLEGGIETWKTAGFEVDTIISITPEQFAADKDTSGLAVIDARKPGEFSAEHVEGAINIPLDFVNDQLAEVPKNADFYLHCAGGYRSVIMASILKARGYHNMINVEKGISGIRQSNVPLTKFVCPSTLN
- a CDS encoding GNAT family N-acetyltransferase; protein product: MNIITLTAENISKEHICCAISDKKLSSGYAAKKEWLTSQFKEGYIFKKLDVSGKVFIEYVPAEKAWAPVHAPNYMLINCFWVSGQFKGQGYGKALFQECVNDSKDKDGIMVITAAKKQPYMSDKKFFAKQGFLLADTALPYFELWYKPLRENAAIPKFKDCCKKGECDTSKGIAVYYTNACPFTEYYVNEETKNAALEKGYPITIHKITTREQAQNHFVPFTIHSVFLNGKFVTQQILNKRLFETFV